A window from Candidatus Stygibacter australis encodes these proteins:
- a CDS encoding D-glucuronyl C5-epimerase family protein, translating into MNRFNKLLITQIVLLEIVLLLTIVSVEILYSPVSIAIRTIRQYVFRSSIVDKYDIGSDGIPVIDLGKIKGEIIGVQYIPVAIIQTGLEHFAKHDSSNIAKFLNCTNRIIETSVRQDSQAILTYRFHYPIYNMYPPWHSAMAQGQALQLMIRAHKITGNPRYLAFGDSLMNLMLLSIKQGGVTHKLTPDAWWYEEYADEHCRQIMVLNGMMYALLGLHEFNIYTGSRKAELLFNKGINALILQLPLYDRDGNSYYDILKTPAGGDYHQIHIKQLLELYQITGHEIFLFYHLKWKKFQNSPYLIQLFSSPSKMLIGVYLGIFLCLFILIESGWIIIEIRKKR; encoded by the coding sequence ATGAATAGATTTAATAAATTGCTTATTACTCAGATCGTGCTTCTGGAAATAGTATTACTGCTTACTATCGTCTCGGTTGAGATATTATACTCGCCAGTAAGTATTGCTATTAGAACTATTAGACAATATGTTTTCAGAAGCAGTATCGTGGATAAATATGACATTGGGTCTGACGGTATTCCTGTTATAGACCTTGGGAAAATCAAGGGTGAGATAATAGGAGTACAATACATTCCAGTAGCAATTATTCAAACCGGGTTGGAGCATTTTGCAAAGCATGACAGCTCTAATATTGCCAAGTTTCTCAACTGTACCAACCGGATCATTGAAACATCTGTCCGCCAGGATAGTCAAGCGATATTAACATATCGTTTTCATTACCCAATATATAACATGTATCCTCCATGGCACTCAGCAATGGCTCAGGGTCAGGCTTTACAGTTAATGATTAGAGCTCACAAGATCACGGGTAATCCCCGTTATCTGGCATTTGGTGATAGTCTTATGAATCTTATGCTCCTCAGTATAAAGCAGGGAGGAGTAACTCATAAACTGACCCCTGATGCCTGGTGGTATGAAGAATATGCAGATGAACACTGTAGGCAGATCATGGTGTTGAACGGTATGATGTATGCATTATTAGGACTGCACGAGTTCAATATCTATACAGGTTCTCGCAAAGCTGAACTTCTTTTTAATAAAGGGATTAATGCTTTGATTTTACAACTGCCCCTTTATGACAGGGATGGGAACAGTTATTATGACATTCTGAAAACCCCGGCTGGGGGTGATTATCATCAGATACATATAAAGCAATTACTCGAATTATATCAGATAACGGGACATGAAATATTTCTTTTTTATCACCTAAAATGGAAAAAATTTCAAAATTCTCCATATTTGATCCAGCTTTTTAGTTCTCCATCAAAGATGTTGATAGGTGTGTATCTGGGCATTTTCTTATGTTTATTTATCCTGATCGAATCAGGTTGGATTATAATTGAAATTCGTAAGAAGAGATAG